A single Vigna radiata var. radiata cultivar VC1973A chromosome 8, Vradiata_ver6, whole genome shotgun sequence DNA region contains:
- the LOC106771616 gene encoding reticulon-like protein B14 — MPIRSREPAQRPGFFHRQRPLHALLGGGKLADILLWKDKISSATMVAGFSMIWFLFEVVEYNFLTLLCHILIAVMLVLFVWYNAAGLITWNLPQIYDFQIPEPTFRFLFQKLNSFLRNFYDISTGKDLTLFFVTITGLWVMSAIGNYFTTLNLVYILFLSLVTLPIMYERYEQEVNYLASKGNQDVKRLFNTLDNKVLNKIPRGPVKEKKNK, encoded by the exons ATGCCAATCCGTTCTCGTGAGCCTGCACAAAGGCCAGGTTTCTTCCACCGACAAAGACCACTCCATGCACTTCTTGGCGGAGGAAAGC TTGCTGATATATTGCTATGGAAAGACAAGATATCATCGGCAACAATGGTAGCTGGATTCTCCATGATTTGGTTCCTCTTTGAAGTGGTCGAATACAATTTTCTCACTCTTCTTTGTCACATCCTCATCGCCGTGATGCTCGTCCTATTCGTGTGGTACAATGCAGCAGGACTCATCACATG GAACCTGCCTCAAATCTATGATTTTCAAATCCCCGAACCCACCTTTAGATTCTTGTTCCAAAAGCTCAACTCGTTCTTGAGGAATTTTTACGACATTTCAACTGGGAAAGACCTAACACTCTTCTTTGTG ACAATTACCGGTCTCTGGGTGATGTCAGCTATTGGGAATTATTTTACAACTTTGAATCTCGTATATATAC TGTTCCTCTCCCTGGTGACCCTTCCCATTATGTATGAGCGATATGAACAAGAGGTGAATTATCTAGCAAGCAAAGGAAACCAAGACGTGAAGAGATTGTTCAACACATTGGATAATAAAGTTCTGAACAAGATTCCAAGGGGACctgtgaaagaaaagaagaacaaatGA
- the LOC106771541 gene encoding non-specific lipid-transfer protein 2, whose protein sequence is MKVSYSTLCIVLTLVAIAETELRVTAVTCNAWQLSACASAITSSNPPSSVCCSKLKEQRPCLCQYLKDPNLKKLVNSPNARKVANACGSPFPTC, encoded by the coding sequence ATGAAGGTCTCATATTCAACACTGTGCATCGTGCTTACCTTGGTCGCAATAGCTGAGACAGAGTTGCGTGTGACAGCAGTGACATGCAATGCGTGGCAGCTGAGTGCATGCGCGAGTGCCATTACCTCATCGAATCCTCCTTCATCTGTTTGTTGTAGCAAACTGAAGGAACAAAGGCCTTGCCTTTGCCAGTATTTGAAAGACCCCAACCTCAAGAAGCTCGTTAACTCTCCCAATGCCAGGAAAGTTGCTAATGCTTGTGGTTCCCCATTCCCCACTTGCTAG
- the LOC106771204 gene encoding uncharacterized protein LOC106771204, which translates to MAVSVTILVLVIALHLIAFVFAIGAERRRSEAKVLPDQYDDRTYCSYTTDASTVYGLAAVALLLLSQAVLTAVTRCLCCGKGLVSGCSATCAVVSFILSWISFLGAEACLLAGSARNAYHTKYRGYFVRHDLSCATLRKGVFAAGAALTLLSMLASILYYWAHSRADTGFWEKHRNEGLGLATQHHHHQGADSDKA; encoded by the exons ATGGCAGTTTCTGTAACCATTTTGGTTCTCGTCATCGCTCTGCATCTCATAGCCTTTGTCTTTGCAATTGGCGCCGAACGACGTCGTAGCGAG GCGAAGGTGCTCCCCGACCAGTACGACGACAGAACCTACTGCTCTTACACCACCGACGCCTCCACCGTCTATGGCCTCGCTGCCGTCGCTCTCCTGCTTCTCAGCCAGGCCGTTCTCACCGCCGTCACTCGATGCCTATGCTGCGGCAAAGGGCTTGTTTCCGGTTGCTCGGCCACTTGCGCCGTCGTCTCCTTCATCCTCTCCTG GATTAGTTTTCTGGGAGCAGAGGCGTGTTTGTTAGCAGGGTCTGCGAGGAATGCATACCACACCAAGTACCGAGGGTACTTTGTGAGGCACGATTTGTCTTGTGCTACCCTGCGCAAAGGTGTGTTTGCAGCTGGAGCTGCCTTGACCTTGCTGTCCATGTTGGCCTCCATCTTGTACTATTGGGCACACTCCAGGGCTGATACTGGTTTCTGGGAGAAGCACCGCAATGAAGGGCTTGGATTGGCCAcacaacaccaccaccaccaaggGGCTGATTCTGATAAGGCCTGA